From the genome of Prevotella herbatica, one region includes:
- a CDS encoding TonB-dependent receptor — MKTKFTLLIMVFLYSMTSSAQCYKGKVCDAESKQPLMGATVQLFNKQNVFVCGALTNADGSFSVQATKDSIAKVAVSYIGYARYMKQDEKRLQEDLGTIMLQAGQTLADVVVTGHQKKQNIDTDQYLVTEAMRKGTQNASQLLAKLPGVRRDWVTDEIQINGEKDVVLLVNDVEKPQDYIREVNPKRIAYVDITYRPTGKYAGHAVLVNLRLKDDYVGWDFTPLTRDAFFFNNKNGGFLTFFAPFTYSLNKWNFYVSPNYRVNHGKNASSLETEYTDKYKKKSLGKVDLAHPNDISYFYDPSITVGVDYRIAKDHTLSLQMEGEWTDVKNRTSYDLETTDSGLTSKASQASYDNYKTNEYTVGLFYSGQIKNININSDISYNNYAINENRLYSETGMNDNVNSTHGKKDFIRYYFNAAIPFAKKWNFNIDYSLMWRKYINTNLATNEEIYTSINNRNRVGGMLSYQPTDNFSIRLGLGWNNVIDRNTSGRVSHTTWEPGGSLFWKPFNILACRVNYTCDTSYPSLDQLSTNQYNVDRWIIHMGNPFLKQTVEHQVYSTVSIDKWFTLYQKTYINQNEINSIYSKNANGMIVESNFNADKSQFCYGITGQYQLLKGLMFNEDICYFTEKLRNETYACDENGHGFTMRSELNYMLQRQKLSFRLMHIYVNDNKAVFQGEHVWGLNTMMFTVVHPFFKNNMPVALNIVVPIDNMNDKRHDGISIDGYSTKTYYTDQNNSGFGVMLVAKYKFGGGKSTRKSDNSFNNDAEKKAPSI, encoded by the coding sequence ATGAAAACAAAGTTTACCTTGCTTATAATGGTTTTTCTGTATAGTATGACCTCGTCGGCACAGTGCTATAAAGGAAAAGTGTGTGATGCAGAAAGTAAGCAGCCGCTGATGGGTGCGACAGTACAGTTGTTTAACAAGCAGAATGTTTTTGTCTGTGGTGCATTGACGAATGCAGATGGTTCCTTCTCGGTGCAAGCTACAAAGGACTCCATTGCGAAGGTGGCTGTCTCTTACATCGGATATGCGCGCTATATGAAGCAGGACGAGAAAAGGTTGCAGGAAGACCTCGGTACAATCATGCTTCAGGCGGGACAGACACTTGCTGACGTGGTGGTTACAGGTCACCAAAAAAAGCAAAACATTGACACGGACCAGTATTTGGTAACCGAAGCTATGAGGAAAGGAACGCAAAATGCATCGCAGCTACTGGCAAAACTTCCCGGAGTGAGAAGGGATTGGGTTACAGACGAAATCCAAATTAACGGAGAGAAAGATGTGGTGCTGTTGGTGAACGATGTGGAAAAGCCACAGGACTATATCCGAGAGGTGAATCCAAAGCGAATAGCCTATGTTGATATCACTTATCGTCCTACAGGAAAGTATGCCGGACATGCCGTTCTGGTGAATCTAAGACTGAAAGACGACTATGTAGGTTGGGACTTCACGCCACTGACTCGTGATGCCTTTTTCTTTAACAACAAGAATGGCGGTTTTCTGACTTTCTTCGCGCCATTCACCTATTCATTGAACAAATGGAACTTTTATGTGTCGCCTAATTATAGGGTTAACCATGGTAAAAATGCGTCGAGCCTTGAGACGGAATATACAGATAAATATAAGAAGAAATCGCTTGGTAAGGTGGACTTAGCACATCCCAACGATATTAGTTATTTTTATGATCCGTCTATAACGGTAGGTGTGGACTACAGGATTGCCAAGGATCACACGCTGTCATTGCAGATGGAGGGCGAATGGACCGACGTAAAGAACAGAACCAGCTATGACTTGGAGACGACGGACTCAGGATTGACGAGTAAGGCAAGCCAGGCATCGTATGACAACTATAAGACGAACGAATATACCGTGGGACTGTTTTATAGCGGACAGATTAAGAATATAAACATCAATAGTGATATCTCATATAACAATTATGCTATTAATGAGAATCGCCTCTACAGCGAGACGGGAATGAATGACAATGTGAACTCGACACATGGAAAGAAGGATTTCATTAGATATTACTTTAATGCTGCCATTCCCTTTGCAAAGAAATGGAACTTCAACATTGACTATTCGTTGATGTGGCGAAAATATATAAACACTAACCTAGCGACTAACGAAGAAATTTATACGTCTATCAACAATCGTAACCGTGTGGGGGGTATGCTGTCTTATCAGCCCACTGACAATTTCAGTATTAGACTTGGTCTGGGGTGGAACAACGTCATCGACAGAAATACTTCAGGTCGTGTCAGCCACACTACTTGGGAACCAGGTGGATCGCTGTTCTGGAAACCATTCAATATACTGGCGTGCAGGGTGAACTATACCTGCGATACAAGCTATCCTAGTCTTGACCAATTGTCTACCAATCAATATAATGTGGACAGGTGGATAATACACATGGGCAATCCATTCCTGAAACAGACTGTGGAGCATCAGGTATATTCTACAGTGAGCATTGACAAGTGGTTCACGCTATATCAGAAAACGTATATCAACCAGAATGAGATTAATTCCATCTATAGCAAGAATGCAAACGGAATGATCGTAGAAAGTAACTTCAATGCGGACAAATCTCAGTTTTGCTATGGCATCACGGGACAGTATCAGTTGCTGAAAGGATTGATGTTCAATGAGGATATTTGTTATTTTACGGAAAAGTTAAGAAACGAGACATACGCATGCGATGAGAATGGACATGGCTTTACCATGCGTTCTGAACTCAATTATATGTTGCAGCGTCAGAAGTTAAGCTTCCGACTCATGCACATTTATGTGAATGATAATAAGGCTGTTTTTCAGGGAGAGCATGTATGGGGATTAAACACGATGATGTTTACAGTGGTCCATCCATTCTTTAAGAATAATATGCCGGTTGCTCTGAACATAGTAGTTCCAATAGACAATATGAATGACAAACGACACGATGGAATTTCGATAGACGGCTACTCCACGAAAACGTATTATACCGATCAAAATAATTCCGGGTTTGGTGTTATGCTTGTTGCGAAATATAAATTTGGAGGAGGCAAGTCGACACGAAAGAGCGACAACAGCTTTAACAACGATGCTGAGAAAAAGGCACCAAGCATTTAG
- a CDS encoding queuosine precursor transporter: MNKAKSSVSVLFMLFSILFCVCLIAANVLETKQISVGGISLTGGLLVFPVSYIINDCVCEVWGYGKARLLIWIGFAMNFFFVSLGALCDAIPGAPYWTNDVGFHAVFGLAPRIALASFVAFIAGSFVNAYIMSRMKIRDKGRNFSARAILSTVFGETADSILFFPLALGGVVPLNELPKLMLWQVVLKTVYEIIVLPVTIKVVKFLKSYEGEDAYDDGISYNILKIFNI; encoded by the coding sequence ATGAATAAAGCAAAAAGTTCAGTAAGTGTGCTGTTTATGCTTTTCAGTATACTATTCTGTGTTTGTCTAATAGCGGCAAACGTATTGGAAACAAAGCAAATTTCAGTTGGTGGGATCAGTCTCACCGGAGGACTCTTAGTATTTCCTGTGTCTTATATTATTAATGACTGTGTATGCGAAGTTTGGGGATATGGCAAAGCTCGTCTGCTTATATGGATAGGGTTTGCAATGAACTTCTTTTTCGTGTCCTTAGGTGCATTGTGTGATGCCATTCCGGGTGCACCTTATTGGACCAATGATGTCGGCTTTCATGCCGTGTTCGGACTTGCTCCACGTATAGCTTTGGCTTCGTTTGTAGCTTTCATTGCAGGCAGTTTTGTCAATGCTTATATTATGAGTCGGATGAAGATACGTGATAAGGGTAGAAATTTCTCAGCACGTGCCATATTGAGTACTGTTTTTGGTGAGACGGCAGACTCAATACTCTTTTTCCCTCTAGCTTTGGGTGGTGTAGTTCCTTTAAATGAACTGCCTAAGCTTATGCTCTGGCAAGTAGTTTTAAAAACAGTATACGAGATAATCGTACTCCCTGTTACTATTAAGGTAGTGAAGTTTTTAAAATCATATGAAGGTGAGGATGCCTATGATGACGGCATAAGTTATAACATATTGAAAATTTTTAATATCTAG
- a CDS encoding lipocalin-like domain-containing protein, translated as MKSKLFAIISAVLLSTTACSNKGSNKPDPMSGHTNDEMKMTGDKTVYGLACEGCNDSTILLLPNDGSDPIKYDIIDAHNKKRVLGSIHVGDWIGVVLNKSDKHVADEVVNLDELKGIWCYVVMPKMRNYENMSKKLQKRIMKDMPDSVKQTYLVPREYGFWLRRQWTAQSVGYVSSQSSLEDESPVVYPQLGYFTSWHIWNGKLVVVSATPVFNKNNTITTINPKNDTCNIDYLGDDSLVLSDRDGARSYYRKKDIKDVNVKAKKIAAQLKIEALQRAKDQE; from the coding sequence ATGAAATCAAAATTATTCGCTATCATATCAGCTGTTTTGTTGTCTACCACAGCATGCAGCAACAAGGGTAGCAACAAGCCTGACCCTATGTCGGGACATACTAATGATGAAATGAAAATGACAGGTGATAAGACTGTCTACGGACTAGCTTGCGAAGGCTGCAACGACTCTACAATCCTACTACTTCCTAACGATGGGAGCGACCCAATAAAATATGATATCATTGACGCTCACAACAAAAAGCGTGTGCTTGGAAGCATACATGTGGGAGACTGGATTGGTGTTGTATTGAATAAATCTGATAAGCATGTTGCCGACGAAGTTGTAAATCTAGATGAATTAAAAGGTATATGGTGCTACGTGGTCATGCCGAAGATGCGCAACTACGAGAACATGAGCAAGAAATTGCAGAAGCGTATAATGAAAGATATGCCAGACTCTGTGAAACAGACTTATCTTGTACCTCGAGAATATGGATTCTGGCTTAGAAGACAATGGACTGCACAAAGCGTTGGATATGTTAGTTCGCAGAGTTCACTTGAAGATGAAAGTCCTGTTGTATATCCTCAGTTAGGATATTTCACTAGTTGGCATATTTGGAATGGCAAACTTGTTGTTGTGAGTGCAACTCCTGTATTCAACAAGAATAACACCATTACTACAATAAATCCTAAGAACGATACCTGCAACATTGATTATCTTGGCGACGACTCACTCGTTTTGAGCGACCGTGACGGAGCAAGAAGCTATTACAGAAAGAAGGACATCAAAGATGTAAACGTGAAGGCTAAGAAAATCGCAGCACAACTTAAAATAGAGGCTTTACAAAGAGCAAAAGATCAGGAATAG
- a CDS encoding alkene reductase, which produces MNKTIFDTYDLNGLQLRNRIVMAPMTRSRADNEGHVATPLIAEYYKQRASAGLIITEGTFISPEGVGYINVPAIYSKEQVEGWKLTTKAVHEEGGTIFAQLWHTGAMSHPDLQNGNKPLAPSSFNPKQQVFTFEGFKDTVEAREMTIADIKRTVNDFKQAALNAFEAGFDGIEIHSANGYLLQQFLHKNSNHRTDEYGGSIENRARIIFEILDELKTVVDLSRVGIRFNPALHGMMGIEVDDETTELYNYVITRLNDYPLAYIHLTEPFTDVSKVDLAIKEVAKHFRKFYKGTIITNVRYTKETANQVIASGDADLVAFGTLYIANPDLVERFKVDAPLNTPDKDTYYTPGEKGYTDYPKMNESSKSI; this is translated from the coding sequence ATGAACAAAACAATTTTTGATACCTATGATTTAAATGGGTTACAATTAAGAAATCGAATAGTAATGGCTCCTATGACTCGCTCCAGAGCTGATAATGAAGGTCATGTAGCCACACCACTCATTGCTGAATATTACAAGCAAAGAGCATCTGCTGGATTGATAATTACCGAAGGAACATTTATTAGTCCTGAAGGGGTTGGATACATCAATGTGCCAGCCATTTATTCAAAAGAGCAAGTTGAAGGTTGGAAATTAACCACCAAGGCTGTACATGAAGAGGGTGGAACTATCTTTGCCCAATTGTGGCATACAGGTGCTATGTCGCATCCCGATTTACAGAATGGAAACAAACCACTTGCTCCATCTTCCTTTAATCCTAAACAACAAGTATTTACTTTTGAAGGTTTTAAAGATACGGTAGAAGCACGTGAAATGACCATTGCCGACATAAAAAGAACCGTAAATGATTTCAAACAAGCTGCACTCAATGCTTTTGAAGCTGGCTTTGACGGAATAGAAATACATAGTGCAAACGGCTACTTGCTACAGCAATTCCTACATAAAAACTCAAATCATAGAACTGATGAGTATGGAGGTTCTATAGAAAACAGAGCTCGCATAATTTTTGAAATACTTGACGAACTAAAAACAGTGGTTGATCTTTCAAGAGTTGGCATTCGTTTTAATCCTGCTCTTCACGGTATGATGGGCATTGAAGTTGATGATGAAACTACAGAGTTGTATAACTATGTGATCACTAGATTAAATGATTACCCATTAGCATACATCCATCTTACAGAACCATTCACGGATGTTTCAAAAGTTGACTTAGCAATTAAAGAGGTTGCAAAGCATTTCCGTAAATTTTATAAAGGCACTATCATCACAAACGTTCGTTACACAAAAGAAACAGCCAATCAAGTTATAGCATCTGGCGATGCTGATTTGGTAGCTTTTGGAACACTTTATATTGCGAATCCTGATTTAGTGGAACGTTTTAAAGTAGATGCGCCACTTAATACACCGGATAAAGATACTTATTATACTCCTGGAGAAAAAGGTTATACTGATTACCCGAAAATGAATGAATCTTCTAAATCTATATAA
- a CDS encoding tyrosine-type recombinase/integrase, with product MSLSFSQFAVRCSAQLEADGRFATARLYRNALKSFTNYIRRSEVQFTDLTRKRLVAYERDLRYHNYCPNTISTYMRMLRAIYNKGVDAGYARFVFRLFHDVYTGIDISRRRALDAKDLKTLLCANIEQPALKRTQKIAASLYSLCGMSFVDFMNINFSSVNSGVLTYNRHKTGTSISISVMKKTMKIVNDLNMPRSDMRTAEGYRRYQSRLRYFNSCISRLAAALGITRRVSSYTLRHSWATAALRNHVPVELISAALGHRSIRTTQIYLGGFSAAEIGAVNSKICRYLVAV from the coding sequence ATGTCATTATCATTTTCACAGTTTGCAGTGAGATGTTCGGCCCAGCTAGAGGCAGATGGACGTTTCGCCACTGCTCGTCTTTATCGTAACGCACTGAAGTCATTCACAAATTACATCCGTCGCAGCGAAGTTCAATTTACCGACTTAACCCGTAAGCGACTTGTTGCCTATGAGCGTGATCTTCGCTATCATAACTACTGCCCCAACACGATTTCTACCTATATGCGTATGCTTCGTGCTATTTATAACAAGGGTGTGGATGCTGGATATGCTCGCTTTGTTTTCCGCCTTTTCCATGATGTCTATACAGGTATTGATATTAGCCGTAGACGTGCTCTCGACGCTAAGGATCTTAAGACCCTTCTCTGTGCCAATATAGAGCAACCAGCACTTAAGCGTACCCAAAAGATTGCGGCATCCTTATACAGTCTGTGCGGCATGTCATTCGTTGACTTTATGAACATTAATTTCAGTAGCGTCAATAGTGGAGTCCTCACTTACAACCGTCATAAGACAGGCACTAGTATAAGCATCTCGGTGATGAAAAAAACAATGAAGATCGTGAATGACTTGAATATGCCTAGGAGTGACATGCGTACCGCAGAAGGTTATCGCCGCTACCAGTCTCGCCTCCGTTATTTCAACTCATGTATATCGCGTCTTGCCGCCGCTCTTGGCATCACTCGCCGTGTTTCCTCATATACGCTTCGCCATTCATGGGCTACGGCGGCCCTTCGCAACCATGTTCCTGTGGAACTTATTAGTGCGGCTCTGGGGCACCGAAGTATCAGAACCACACAGATATATCTAGGTGGTTTTAGTGCGGCTGAAATTGGTGCTGTAAACAGCAAAATATGCCGATATCTTGTCGCTGTATAG
- the queF gene encoding preQ(1) synthase yields MERKEEGLHALGAKTKYSMDYAPETLETFTNKHPGNDYWVQFNCPEFTSLCPITGQPDFAEIRISYIPAEKMVESKSLKLYLFSFRNHGDFHEDCVNTIMKDLIKLMEPKYIEVTGYFTPRGGISIFPYANYGMPNTKYEKLAEHRFFNHNMDK; encoded by the coding sequence ATGGAAAGAAAAGAAGAAGGATTGCATGCTCTTGGCGCAAAGACCAAGTATAGCATGGATTATGCTCCTGAAACACTTGAAACATTTACCAATAAGCATCCTGGTAATGATTATTGGGTGCAGTTCAACTGTCCAGAGTTTACATCATTGTGTCCAATCACTGGTCAGCCAGACTTTGCAGAGATACGTATCAGTTATATTCCAGCCGAGAAGATGGTTGAGAGCAAGAGTCTGAAGTTGTATCTGTTCAGTTTCCGTAATCATGGTGATTTTCATGAGGATTGTGTAAACACGATCATGAAAGACCTCATCAAACTAATGGAACCCAAATACATTGAGGTTACTGGTTATTTCACACCACGTGGTGGCATCAGTATTTTCCCGTATGCCAATTATGGTATGCCGAATACGAAGTATGAGAAATTAGCAGAACATCGATTCTTTAATCATAACATGGATAAATAA